The proteins below come from a single Streptomyces sp. SCSIO 75703 genomic window:
- a CDS encoding restriction endonuclease subunit S has product MAGQVKHAATVTLGKMLQGKDSGSDTRAPYMRAANVQPDGVLALDDVNEMWFGEGELEQLSIRAGDVVVVEGGQGGFGRAAYIDQDIPGWGFQNSINRLRPLGDFDGRFIAFYLIALRASGFIRACSNVVSMPHLTAEKLARIPIPLPPAEVQRAIADYLDRETARIDTLIEEQQQLIKMLRERRFALRVNVALHGTTSTEETESPLPWAKTLPAAWRVVPLTSVAALESGHTPSRSREDWWQDCYIPWVSLHDVGMMRGVKYLNDTTQHISDAGIANSSARLLPARTVVLSRDATVGRTAIMGVPMATSQHFAAWVCGPDLDPEYLWVLFEDAMQPFFDSFQNGSTIRTIGMRDLKAFRIPLPPLDEQRRIVEFLDEETVKIDSLITETERFVELSRKRRSALITAAVTGQIDVREGA; this is encoded by the coding sequence ATGGCAGGCCAGGTCAAGCACGCCGCGACGGTCACGCTCGGTAAGATGTTGCAGGGCAAGGATTCGGGCAGTGACACGCGTGCGCCCTACATGCGCGCTGCGAATGTGCAGCCCGATGGCGTATTGGCCCTCGACGACGTGAATGAGATGTGGTTCGGTGAGGGCGAACTTGAGCAGTTGAGTATCCGCGCGGGCGACGTGGTCGTCGTCGAGGGCGGCCAGGGCGGATTCGGCCGTGCCGCGTATATCGATCAGGATATTCCTGGCTGGGGATTCCAGAACTCGATCAACCGACTTCGGCCGCTTGGAGACTTTGACGGGCGCTTCATCGCTTTCTACTTGATTGCGTTGCGGGCTAGTGGCTTCATCCGTGCCTGCTCCAACGTTGTCTCAATGCCGCACCTCACGGCAGAGAAGCTTGCCAGGATTCCTATCCCGCTTCCGCCAGCGGAGGTGCAGCGCGCCATCGCAGACTATCTCGACCGCGAGACAGCCCGCATCGACACGCTCATCGAAGAGCAGCAGCAGCTGATCAAGATGCTTCGTGAGCGTCGGTTTGCACTTCGCGTCAACGTGGCTTTACACGGAACGACATCGACGGAGGAGACCGAAAGTCCCTTGCCGTGGGCAAAGACGCTCCCAGCTGCTTGGCGTGTCGTCCCACTCACCTCCGTTGCAGCACTCGAAAGCGGACACACTCCGAGCCGCTCCCGGGAGGACTGGTGGCAGGACTGTTATATCCCGTGGGTAAGCCTCCACGATGTTGGGATGATGCGAGGTGTCAAGTACCTAAACGACACGACGCAGCACATCAGTGACGCTGGAATTGCCAACAGCTCCGCCCGTCTCCTTCCAGCACGGACTGTTGTCCTCTCTCGGGACGCCACTGTCGGCCGTACTGCGATCATGGGTGTTCCGATGGCAACATCTCAGCACTTCGCGGCGTGGGTGTGCGGACCGGATCTTGATCCCGAGTACCTCTGGGTCTTGTTTGAGGATGCGATGCAGCCTTTCTTCGACTCATTCCAGAATGGCTCGACGATCCGAACGATTGGGATGAGAGACCTAAAGGCATTTCGCATTCCGCTGCCGCCTCTCGACGAGCAGCGCCGCATCGTCGAATTCCTGGACGAGGAGACAGTGAAGATCGACTCACTCATCACTGAGACGGAGCGGTTCGTCGAACTTTCCAGGAAGCGCCGATCTGCATTGATCACGGCGGCGGTGACGGGCCAGATCGACGTGAGAGAGGGGGCGTGA
- a CDS encoding class I SAM-dependent DNA methyltransferase — MSTLGSFIWSIADQLRGPYRPNQYGTVILPFTILRRLDCILEPDRAAVRELAARHENPNRLKVEVKKVTGRTFYNTSNYEFANLLADADGLADNLADYIDRFSADVDVFEFFDFKKEILALEKAGLLREIVKSFGAIDLHPGVVSNADMGDAFEYIIRKFNEAANETSGDHYTPRDAIRLLVDLLFAEKDVDLTEGGIIRSLYDPTAGTGGMLSLAEEHLLAENPEAKLSLYGQEYNPQSYAICKSDLLAKGHDATNIAFGNTLTDDAFKGRQFDYCMSNPPYGVDWKQYAKAVKEERDSAGPYGRFAPGLPATSDGQMLFLLHLAHKMRAPEDGGGRVGIVMNGSPLFNGAAESGPSNIRRWLLENDLVEAIVALPTNMFFNTGIATYIWILDNTKHPDREGKVQLIDGTSFWTRMRPSLGSKNREISDDDRAKIVQLYADFEEADPDLSKVLRSNEFGYWNITVERPLMEDGKPVVDRKGNPKPDSKKRDTENVPFTYGDSMADAEAEREVIQAYFDAEVKPHVPDAWIDWAKTKVGYEIPFTRHFYRYVPPRPLADIDADLEKQVAKILDLLREVEQ; from the coding sequence GTGAGCACGCTCGGTAGCTTCATCTGGTCAATCGCTGACCAGCTTCGGGGCCCCTACCGCCCCAACCAGTACGGGACGGTGATTCTCCCGTTCACGATCTTGAGACGGCTCGACTGCATCCTCGAGCCGGACCGCGCGGCGGTACGGGAGCTGGCTGCGAGGCACGAGAACCCGAACCGGCTCAAGGTCGAGGTCAAGAAGGTCACGGGCCGAACGTTCTACAACACCTCCAACTACGAGTTCGCGAACCTGCTGGCCGACGCGGACGGGCTGGCGGACAACCTCGCCGACTACATCGACCGGTTCTCCGCCGACGTGGACGTGTTCGAGTTCTTCGACTTCAAGAAGGAGATCCTGGCCCTGGAGAAGGCCGGGCTCCTGCGCGAGATCGTCAAGTCCTTCGGCGCCATCGACCTGCATCCCGGCGTGGTGTCCAACGCAGACATGGGGGATGCGTTCGAGTACATCATCCGCAAGTTCAACGAGGCCGCGAATGAGACCTCAGGAGACCACTACACGCCGCGCGACGCGATCCGGCTGCTGGTGGACCTGCTCTTCGCGGAGAAGGACGTCGACCTCACCGAGGGCGGCATCATCCGGTCGCTGTACGACCCCACCGCCGGCACAGGCGGCATGCTCTCCCTGGCAGAGGAACACCTGCTCGCCGAGAACCCCGAAGCGAAGCTGAGCCTGTACGGCCAGGAGTACAACCCGCAGTCGTACGCCATCTGCAAGTCCGACCTACTCGCCAAGGGCCACGACGCGACCAACATCGCCTTCGGTAACACGCTCACCGACGACGCTTTCAAGGGCCGCCAGTTCGACTATTGCATGTCCAACCCGCCCTACGGGGTGGACTGGAAGCAGTACGCCAAGGCAGTCAAGGAGGAGCGCGACTCCGCCGGCCCCTACGGCCGCTTCGCGCCGGGACTCCCCGCGACCTCGGACGGCCAGATGCTCTTCCTGCTCCACTTGGCCCACAAGATGCGCGCACCTGAGGACGGCGGCGGCCGCGTCGGCATCGTCATGAACGGCTCGCCGCTGTTCAACGGTGCCGCCGAGTCGGGCCCCTCCAACATCCGCAGGTGGCTGCTGGAGAACGACCTGGTCGAGGCGATCGTCGCGCTGCCGACCAACATGTTCTTCAACACCGGCATCGCCACCTACATCTGGATCCTCGACAACACCAAGCACCCCGACCGCGAGGGCAAGGTCCAACTCATCGACGGCACATCGTTCTGGACCAGGATGCGCCCGAGTCTCGGCTCGAAGAACCGCGAGATCAGTGACGATGACCGGGCCAAGATTGTGCAGTTGTACGCCGATTTCGAAGAAGCTGATCCCGATCTCTCCAAGGTACTGAGAAGCAACGAGTTCGGTTACTGGAACATCACCGTCGAGCGCCCGCTAATGGAAGACGGTAAGCCGGTCGTCGACCGAAAGGGCAACCCAAAGCCAGACTCGAAGAAGCGCGACACCGAGAACGTGCCATTCACCTACGGCGACTCGATGGCAGACGCGGAGGCGGAGCGCGAGGTCATCCAGGCGTACTTCGACGCGGAGGTGAAGCCGCACGTCCCCGATGCCTGGATCGACTGGGCGAAGACAAAGGTCGGATACGAAATCCCCTTCACCCGCCATTTCTACAGGTACGTCCCGCCCCGGCCGCTCGCCGACATCGATGCCGATCTGGAGAAGCAGGTCGCCAAGATTCTTGACCTCCTGCGAGAGGTGGAGCAGTGA
- a CDS encoding class I SAM-dependent RNA methyltransferase, whose product MQAEPKNPQAGTSLVGEEYEVEVGPVAHGGHCVARTAEGQVLFVRHALPGERVVARVTEGEEGARFLRADAVSVLDASKDRVEAPCPFAGPGRCGGCDWQHAKPGAQRRLKGEVVAEQLQRLAGLTPEEAGWDGTVMPAEGDKLPAGEVPAWRTRVQYAVDEAGRAGLRRHRSHEVEPVDHCMIAAEGVSELGIERRDWTGMASVEAIAATGSQDRQVILTPRPGARLPIVELDRPVSVMRVGEKDGGVHRVHGRPFVRERADGRTYRVGNGGFWQVHPRAADTLVTAVMQGLLPRKGDTALDLYCGVGLFAGALADRVGDQGAVLGIESGKRAVEDARHNLAAFDRVRVEQGKVESVLPRTGITRADLIVLDPPRAGAGRKTVEHLASLGARRIAYVACDPAALARDLAYFRTGGYRPRTLRAFDLFPMTHHVECVAILEPAAKGS is encoded by the coding sequence ATGCAGGCAGAACCGAAGAATCCGCAGGCGGGAACGTCCCTGGTGGGGGAGGAGTACGAGGTCGAGGTCGGCCCCGTCGCCCACGGCGGCCACTGCGTCGCACGGACCGCCGAGGGCCAGGTCCTCTTCGTGCGCCACGCGCTGCCCGGCGAACGGGTCGTGGCCCGCGTCACCGAGGGCGAGGAGGGCGCGCGCTTCCTGCGCGCGGACGCGGTCAGCGTCCTCGACGCCTCCAAGGACCGCGTCGAGGCCCCCTGCCCCTTCGCCGGCCCCGGCCGCTGCGGCGGCTGCGACTGGCAGCACGCGAAGCCCGGCGCGCAGCGCCGCCTGAAGGGCGAGGTCGTCGCCGAGCAGTTGCAGCGACTCGCCGGCCTCACCCCGGAGGAGGCCGGCTGGGACGGCACGGTGATGCCGGCCGAGGGCGACAAGCTGCCCGCCGGCGAGGTCCCCGCGTGGCGCACGCGGGTGCAGTACGCCGTGGACGAGGCGGGCCGCGCCGGTCTGCGCCGGCACCGTTCGCACGAGGTGGAGCCGGTCGACCACTGCATGATCGCCGCCGAGGGCGTCAGCGAACTCGGCATCGAGCGGCGGGACTGGACGGGCATGGCCTCCGTCGAGGCCATCGCGGCGACGGGCTCGCAGGACCGGCAGGTCATCCTCACGCCGAGGCCGGGCGCACGGCTGCCGATCGTCGAACTCGACCGGCCGGTGTCGGTCATGCGGGTCGGCGAGAAGGACGGTGGCGTCCACCGGGTCCACGGCCGCCCCTTCGTACGGGAGCGCGCCGACGGCCGCACCTACCGGGTGGGCAACGGCGGTTTCTGGCAGGTCCACCCGAGGGCCGCGGACACCCTCGTGACCGCGGTCATGCAGGGCCTGCTGCCGCGCAAGGGCGACACCGCCCTCGACCTGTACTGCGGTGTCGGCCTCTTCGCCGGTGCCCTGGCCGACCGCGTCGGCGACCAGGGGGCGGTGCTGGGCATCGAGTCCGGCAAACGCGCCGTCGAGGACGCGCGGCACAACCTCGCCGCCTTCGACCGGGTCCGCGTCGAACAGGGCAAGGTGGAGTCCGTCCTGCCCCGCACCGGCATCACGCGGGCCGACCTCATCGTCCTCGACCCCCCGCGGGCCGGCGCCGGCCGCAAGACGGTGGAGCACCTCGCGTCCCTGGGCGCCCGCCGCATCGCCTACGTCGCCTGCGACCCGGCCGCCCTCGCCCGCGACCTCGCCTACTTCCGCACCGGCGGCTACCGCCCCCGCACCCTGAGGGCCTTCGACCTCTTCCCGATGACGCACCACGTGGAGTGTGTCGCGATCCTTGAACCGGCAGCAAAGGGCTCCTGA
- a CDS encoding APC family permease, producing the protein MSKLTDVPKRILIGRALRSDRLGETLLPKRIALPVFASDPLSSVAYAPGEVLLVLSIAGVSAYHFSPWIAAAVVVLMFTVVASYRQNVHAYPSGGGDYEVANTNLGPKAGLTVASALLVDYVLTVAVSISSGIENLGSAIPFVVEHKVLCAVAVIVLLTLMNLRGVRESGTLFAIPTYVFVTGVFIMIAWGAFRGLVLDHSMRAPTADLEIKAEHQGLAGFALVFLLLRAFSSGCAALTGVEAISNGVPAFRRPKSKNAANTLALMGLLAVTMFCGIIALAATTKVRMAEAPATDLLHNGVPVGPDYVQDPVISQVAEAVFGRGSFLFVVLAAATALVLFLAANTAYNGFPLLGAILAQDRYLPRQLHTRGDRLAYSNGIVLLAGAAALLVVVYGASSTRLIQLYIVGVFVSFTLSQIGMVRHWNRHLATERDPAARRHMIRSRTINTFGAFFTGVVLVVVLATKFSHGAWVALLGMCIFFVTMSAIRRHYDRVAEEIAAPEAPDETSGDDTGRPSRVHSVVLVSKIHRPALRALAYAKLLRSDSLEALSVNVDPQETKELREEWERRNIDVPLKVLDSPYREITRPVIEYVKNLRREAPRDAVSVIIPEYVVGHWYEHLLHNQSALRLKGRLLFTPGVMVTSVPYQLQSSEAARLRARRRQEWSAPGAVRRGPAKAGPTKEPQPPPK; encoded by the coding sequence GTGTCCAAACTGACCGACGTGCCCAAGCGGATTCTCATCGGGCGCGCATTGCGCAGTGACCGGCTCGGCGAAACGCTCCTGCCGAAGCGGATCGCCCTCCCCGTCTTCGCCTCCGACCCGCTGTCCTCCGTGGCCTACGCGCCCGGCGAGGTCCTGCTGGTCCTGTCCATCGCCGGGGTGTCCGCGTACCACTTCAGCCCGTGGATCGCGGCAGCGGTCGTCGTGCTGATGTTCACCGTGGTCGCGTCCTACCGGCAGAACGTGCACGCCTACCCGAGCGGCGGCGGCGACTACGAGGTGGCCAACACCAACCTGGGCCCCAAGGCCGGCCTGACCGTGGCGAGCGCCCTGCTCGTCGACTACGTCCTGACCGTCGCCGTCTCCATCTCCTCCGGCATCGAGAACCTCGGCTCCGCCATCCCCTTCGTCGTCGAGCACAAGGTCCTCTGCGCCGTCGCCGTGATCGTGCTGCTGACGCTGATGAACCTGCGCGGCGTCAGGGAGTCGGGCACCCTCTTCGCCATCCCGACGTACGTCTTCGTCACCGGCGTCTTCATCATGATCGCCTGGGGCGCCTTCCGGGGCCTGGTCCTCGACCACAGCATGCGCGCCCCCACCGCCGACCTGGAGATCAAGGCCGAGCACCAGGGGCTGGCCGGCTTCGCCCTGGTCTTCCTGCTGCTGCGCGCCTTCTCCTCCGGCTGCGCCGCGCTCACCGGCGTCGAGGCCATCTCCAACGGCGTCCCCGCCTTCCGCCGGCCCAAGTCCAAGAACGCCGCGAACACCCTCGCCCTGATGGGCCTGCTCGCCGTCACCATGTTCTGCGGCATCATCGCGCTGGCCGCCACGACCAAGGTCCGCATGGCCGAGGCCCCCGCCACCGACCTCCTCCACAACGGCGTGCCCGTGGGCCCCGACTACGTACAGGACCCCGTGATCTCCCAGGTCGCCGAGGCGGTCTTCGGCCGGGGCAGCTTCCTCTTCGTCGTGCTGGCCGCGGCCACCGCCCTGGTGCTGTTCCTCGCCGCGAACACCGCGTACAACGGCTTCCCGCTGCTCGGCGCGATCCTCGCCCAGGACCGCTACCTGCCCCGCCAGCTCCACACCCGCGGCGACCGCCTCGCCTACTCCAACGGCATCGTGCTGCTGGCCGGCGCGGCGGCCCTGCTCGTGGTCGTCTACGGGGCCAGCTCCACGCGCCTGATCCAGCTCTACATCGTCGGCGTCTTCGTCTCCTTCACGCTCAGCCAGATCGGCATGGTGCGGCACTGGAACCGGCACCTGGCGACCGAACGCGACCCCGCGGCCCGCCGCCACATGATCCGCTCGCGCACCATCAACACCTTCGGCGCCTTCTTCACCGGGGTGGTGCTGGTCGTCGTCCTGGCCACCAAGTTCAGCCACGGCGCCTGGGTCGCGCTGCTCGGCATGTGCATCTTCTTCGTGACCATGTCCGCCATCCGCCGCCACTACGACCGGGTCGCCGAGGAGATCGCCGCCCCCGAGGCCCCGGACGAGACCTCCGGCGACGACACGGGCCGGCCCTCCCGGGTCCACTCCGTCGTCCTCGTCTCCAAGATCCACCGGCCCGCGCTGCGCGCCCTCGCCTACGCCAAACTGCTGCGCTCCGACAGCCTGGAGGCGCTGAGCGTCAACGTCGACCCGCAGGAGACCAAGGAACTGCGCGAGGAGTGGGAGCGGCGGAACATCGACGTCCCCCTCAAGGTCCTGGACTCGCCCTACCGCGAGATCACCCGCCCGGTGATCGAGTACGTCAAGAACCTCCGCCGCGAGGCCCCGCGCGACGCCGTCTCCGTGATCATCCCCGAGTACGTGGTCGGCCACTGGTACGAACACCTGCTGCACAACCAGAGCGCGCTCAGGCTCAAGGGCCGGCTGCTCTTCACGCCGGGCGTCATGGTGACGTCGGTGCCCTACCAGCTCCAGTCCTCGGAGGCGGCCCGGCTGCGCGCCCGCCGCCGCCAGGAGTGGTCGGCCCCCGGCGCCGTCCGCCGCGGCCCGGCGAAAGCCGGCCCGACGAAAGAGCCGCAGCCGCCGCCGAAGTAA
- a CDS encoding TrkA family potassium uptake protein, protein MHIVIMGCGRVGSALAQTLEGQGHTVAVIDQDPTAFRRLGSAFGGRRVTGIGFDQDTLREAGIEDAGAFAAVSSGDNSNIIAARVAREMFAVENVAARIYDPRRAEVYQRLGIPTVATVRWTADQMLRRLLPSGAEPLWRDPTGGVQLAEVHTSASWIGHKISRLQEETGVRVAFLTRLGEAILPSSQTVLQEGDLVHVMMRTDEVDKVEAAFAEGPDEEAGH, encoded by the coding sequence ATGCATATTGTCATCATGGGCTGCGGGCGTGTGGGCTCCGCTCTCGCCCAGACCCTGGAGGGGCAGGGCCACACGGTCGCCGTGATCGACCAGGACCCCACCGCCTTCCGCCGGCTCGGCTCGGCCTTCGGCGGGCGCCGGGTCACCGGCATCGGCTTCGACCAGGACACCCTGCGCGAGGCGGGCATCGAGGACGCGGGCGCCTTCGCCGCCGTCTCCAGCGGCGACAACTCGAACATCATCGCGGCCCGGGTGGCGCGCGAGATGTTCGCCGTGGAGAACGTCGCCGCCCGGATCTACGACCCCCGCCGCGCCGAGGTCTACCAGCGGCTCGGCATCCCCACCGTGGCCACCGTCCGCTGGACGGCGGACCAGATGCTGCGCCGGCTGCTCCCCTCGGGGGCGGAGCCGCTGTGGCGCGACCCCACCGGCGGGGTGCAGCTCGCCGAGGTGCACACCTCGGCGTCCTGGATCGGACACAAGATCAGCCGGCTCCAGGAGGAGACCGGTGTGCGGGTGGCCTTCCTCACCCGGTTGGGCGAGGCGATCCTGCCCAGCTCGCAGACGGTGCTGCAGGAGGGCGACCTGGTGCACGTGATGATGCGCACCGACGAGGTCGACAAGGTCGAGGCGGCGTTCGCCGAGGGTCCCGACGAGGAGGCCGGTCACTGA
- a CDS encoding TrkA family potassium uptake protein — protein sequence MRVAIAGAGAVGRSIAGELLENGHEILLIDKAPTAISVERVPMAEWLLADACEITSLDEAALQRCNVVIAATGDDKVNLVVALLAKTEYGVPRVVARVNNPKNEWLFNESWGVDVAVSTPRLMSALVEEAVSVGDLVRLLRFSHGDANLVELTLPEESALAGTRVGDVQWPEDTSLVTIIRGNRVLTPSHEDSLEPGDELLFVAAQAREEQLEDLLSARRTPR from the coding sequence ATGAGGGTCGCCATTGCCGGAGCCGGCGCGGTCGGCCGTTCGATCGCGGGCGAGTTGCTGGAGAACGGGCACGAGATCCTGCTGATCGACAAGGCGCCGACGGCCATCTCGGTCGAGCGCGTGCCGATGGCGGAGTGGCTGCTCGCCGACGCGTGCGAGATCACGTCCCTGGACGAGGCGGCGCTCCAGCGCTGCAACGTCGTCATCGCGGCGACGGGCGACGACAAGGTCAACCTGGTCGTCGCCCTGCTGGCCAAGACGGAGTACGGCGTCCCGCGCGTCGTCGCCCGGGTGAACAACCCGAAGAACGAGTGGCTGTTCAACGAGTCGTGGGGCGTGGACGTCGCCGTCTCCACCCCGCGGCTGATGTCGGCCCTGGTCGAGGAGGCGGTGAGCGTCGGCGACCTGGTCCGGCTGCTGCGCTTCAGCCACGGCGACGCCAACCTGGTCGAGCTGACCCTGCCGGAGGAGTCGGCGCTGGCCGGCACCCGGGTCGGGGACGTCCAGTGGCCGGAGGACACCTCGCTGGTCACCATCATCCGGGGCAACCGGGTGCTGACCCCGTCCCACGAGGACTCCCTGGAGCCGGGCGACGAGTTGCTGTTCGTCGCGGCGCAGGCCCGGGAGGAGCAGTTGGAGGACCTGCTGTCGGCGCGGCGGACGCCGCGCTGA
- a CDS encoding DUF3159 domain-containing protein — translation MTSLDKPTDQTSADEARTVTEAALFDAFGGVRGMVETVLPGLLFVTIFTIGNDLRLSALAALGVSVVLLVVRLARKDTVKHAFSGVFGVGFGVVFAMMTGNAKNFYLPGLLYTLGLALAYLVTALAGVPLLGLILGPVFKENLSWRTRNPGRKKAYTRASYAWGLILLAKCAILFPLYLWADPTRFGWVLVALKIPPFLLAVWLTWVFLAKAPAPIDVFAEMEAAERAERERTAEPAAGRAAEHGRAEPEWAGHRPADGLAGEATAPVADPAPHGSPLGDRGAADGHGGRHRRG, via the coding sequence GTGACGTCGCTCGACAAGCCGACCGACCAGACATCTGCGGACGAGGCACGGACGGTGACCGAGGCTGCCCTGTTCGACGCGTTCGGCGGCGTGCGGGGCATGGTCGAGACGGTGCTGCCGGGCCTCCTCTTCGTCACGATCTTCACGATCGGCAACGATCTGCGCCTGTCGGCCCTGGCCGCACTGGGCGTCTCGGTCGTGCTGCTCGTGGTCCGCCTCGCCCGCAAGGACACCGTCAAGCACGCCTTCAGCGGGGTCTTCGGCGTCGGCTTCGGCGTGGTCTTCGCGATGATGACCGGCAACGCCAAGAACTTCTACCTGCCCGGCCTGCTCTACACGCTGGGGCTGGCGCTCGCCTACCTCGTCACGGCGCTGGCCGGGGTGCCGCTGCTCGGCCTGATCCTCGGACCGGTGTTCAAGGAGAACCTCTCCTGGCGCACCCGCAACCCGGGTCGCAAGAAGGCGTACACCAGGGCGAGCTACGCGTGGGGACTGATCCTCCTCGCCAAGTGCGCGATCCTCTTCCCGCTCTACCTGTGGGCGGACCCCACCCGGTTCGGCTGGGTCCTGGTCGCCCTCAAGATCCCGCCCTTCCTGCTCGCCGTCTGGCTGACCTGGGTCTTCCTGGCGAAGGCGCCGGCGCCCATCGACGTGTTCGCGGAGATGGAGGCGGCTGAGCGGGCCGAACGGGAACGGACCGCCGAGCCCGCGGCCGGACGCGCCGCCGAACACGGGCGGGCGGAGCCCGAGTGGGCGGGACACCGCCCGGCGGACGGCCTGGCCGGCGAGGCGACGGCCCCCGTCGCCGACCCCGCGCCGCACGGCTCCCCGCTGGGTGACCGCGGCGCGGCGGACGGCCACGGCGGACGGCACCGCCGGGGCTGA
- a CDS encoding OB-fold nucleic acid binding domain-containing protein yields the protein MSAVPRSGKAAGRLRRMFDRLSSSREDLESEELREDTETTGCIAIEDCQDRQIVTVTGTLRTVTLRPRAGVPALEAELFDGTAALDVVWLGRRSILGVEPGRKLIASGRISMSRGRRVLFNPKYELRPLGRE from the coding sequence ATGAGTGCTGTTCCCCGTTCCGGCAAGGCGGCGGGCCGGTTGCGGCGCATGTTCGACCGGCTCTCCTCGTCGAGGGAGGACCTGGAGTCCGAGGAGCTGCGGGAGGACACCGAGACCACCGGCTGCATAGCCATCGAGGACTGCCAGGACCGGCAGATCGTCACGGTAACTGGTACGTTGCGCACGGTCACCCTGCGACCGCGTGCGGGCGTCCCGGCCCTGGAGGCCGAGCTGTTCGACGGCACCGCCGCCCTGGACGTGGTGTGGCTGGGCCGGCGCTCCATCCTCGGCGTCGAACCAGGGCGCAAGCTCATCGCATCGGGACGGATCTCCATGAGCCGGGGCCGCCGGGTGCTCTTCAACCCGAAATACGAACTGAGACCCCTCGGACGGGAGTAG
- a CDS encoding response regulator, whose translation MSPTGGNPQAQAPTRVLVVDDEPQIVRALVINLKARHYEVDAAHDGATALRLAATRHPDVVVLDLGLPDMDGVEVIRGLRGWSRVPILVLSARHSSDEKVQALDAGADDYVTKPFGMDELLARLRAAVRRAEPVPGGDEVLVETADFTVDLAAKKVHRGGKDVRLTPTEWHLLEVLVRNSGRLVSQKQLLREVWGPSYGTETNYLRVYMAQLRRKLEADPAHPRHFITEPGMGYRFER comes from the coding sequence ATGAGCCCGACCGGGGGCAACCCCCAGGCACAGGCCCCCACGAGGGTCCTGGTGGTCGACGACGAGCCGCAGATCGTGCGCGCCCTGGTGATCAACCTCAAGGCACGCCACTACGAGGTCGACGCCGCCCACGACGGCGCCACCGCCCTGCGCCTCGCCGCCACCCGCCACCCCGACGTCGTCGTGCTCGACCTCGGCCTGCCCGACATGGACGGCGTCGAGGTGATCAGGGGCCTGCGCGGCTGGAGCCGGGTGCCGATCCTGGTGCTCTCCGCCCGGCACTCCTCCGACGAGAAGGTGCAGGCCCTGGACGCCGGCGCCGACGACTACGTCACCAAGCCCTTCGGCATGGACGAACTGCTGGCCCGGCTGCGCGCCGCCGTCCGCCGCGCCGAACCGGTGCCGGGCGGCGACGAGGTCCTGGTCGAGACCGCCGACTTCACCGTCGACCTCGCCGCCAAGAAGGTCCACCGCGGCGGCAAGGACGTCCGCCTGACCCCCACCGAGTGGCACCTGCTGGAGGTCCTGGTGCGCAACAGCGGCCGCCTGGTCAGCCAGAAGCAGCTCCTGCGCGAGGTCTGGGGCCCCTCGTACGGGACCGAGACCAACTACCTGCGGGTCTACATGGCACAACTGCGCCGCAAGCTGGAGGCCGACCCCGCGCACCCGCGCCACTTCATCACCGAACCGGGCATGGGCTACCGGTTCGAACGGTGA